The [Clostridium] colinum genome includes the window TAAAGGAAGCCGCAGTTAAAGATATTAACATTTCATTTAATGTTATTCCATTTTCTAATGCACACCCGCCTATTATAGTTCCATCTTCTAATATTATTCCAGTAAATATATTCATTAAAATCTCTGGAACAAGCATAACTAAATATATAAGTGTAAAATAATTTGTAACTCCTGCTAAAATTTCTGTCCTTAAACTAGAGTTGTGCTCTATAATGTCAAACTTTTTATATAAAAACTTCTTTATATAATCTATCATTAAATGTTTATATCTCCTTACTTTTTATTAAATTTTTTATAAATATATCTACTATCTCATCATACTGTAACAGTGGTTTTAAATCTAGTATAATATTTATATTATTTTGTAATAATACGTTTTTTATATTATATGCTATGTCTTTTTCTATATGCTTTCCATTAAAAAGTAGAAATGGCTTTACATATAAATTATTTATGTTTTTTTCTTTTATTATTTTAATAGTTGTTTCTATGTAAGGTTCATTTTCTAAATTGGAAAAAAATATATTTTTCTCTTTAAACATACTAAACAATTTTTTATATTTATAATTACTTTTATCATCTGTGCCGTGGCATATATAAAGTACATTTTGTTTATTAATTCCATTAATATAACTATATATATCAATAAAATTTTCTTCATAATATAACAAAGGCTTTGATATTTTTATTGATTTAATTTTTCCTTTATAATTATTTATATATGTTAAAGCCTTTTCGTATTCTATCCCATCTATTGTAAAAATAGGTAAACATATTATTTTTTCATAATTATTGATATATATATTATTTAAAATTTCATCTATACCATATCCATATTTCTTTATAAAAAAATTGCTTGTAAAACATATGTATATGCTATATCCATAAAAATTTTTTATTATTTTTTTCTTAAGTTTTTCTAATTGTAAATCTATATTTTTACTTCCAAAACAAATTAATATGACTGCTTTTTTCATATAATCACCTACTAGGTAATTAGTTTATCATTTTTTTTGCTTTTTTTCAATATTTAATGTTTTTTTTATATATTTTGTACTATTTATAAGCAATATGTTTAAATGTTTTTAGTATATATTAAAATTTTTATGAATAAGTATGTTAAAGGTTACAAATACTAAATTTTTTAAGCTACTGAAGGGAGAAATTTTTAAATGCAAACAGATTTAAGAGAAAACAACGTAGTAACACTTATAGGAAAAATAGTATCAGATTATACATTTTCTCACGAAATGTACGGAGAAGCTTTTTATACCTTTAAGTTAGAAACATCTAGATTAAGTGAAACAACAGATATTTTACCTATAACAATATCTGAAAGACTTATAGATAAAAATCTTTTTAAAATAGGTGCTTTAATAGAAATAAATGGACAAATACGTTCTTATAATAGTATTATAGATAATAAAAATCATCTTGTTTTAACAGTTTTTACTAAGGAAATAAACTTTAATTTAGATTTTAATAAAAATCCAAATCAAGTATCATTAAATGGATATGTTTGTAAACAACCTGTATATAGAAAAACACCTTTTGGAAGAGAAATAGCAGATGTGCTATTGGCTGTAAATCGCTCTTATAACAAATCTGATTACATACCTTGTATTATATGGGGAAGAAACGCAAAATTTGCTAACAACCTAGAAGTTGGAAATAACATAAAAATTTACGGACGTATGCAAAGTAGAAACTATCAAAAAAAGCTAGAAGATGGCAGTGTTTTAGAAAAAACGGCATATGAAATAAGTGTATCTAAGCTAGGAGTTTTAGATAGTAATAATACTAATAATGATTATTAATAAGTATAAAACTAAAATAAATCTTTAATTTGAAAGGTGTAGACAAAGTCTACACCCTTTTATTTATTTACTAAAAACTATAACTTCAAAAGCTCTTATTTTTCCCTCTTCTATATTATTATAATTTTTAAATAATACTAAATCTTTATTTTTTGCCTCTATATTTAAATCTTCATCTGTAAAATTTGCAAATAATATAAATTTTTCTTTTTCCATAGTTAATATTTTTCCATCTGTTTTAAAAATAGCTTTTTTATCTATTTTTTCATAGTTTTCTTTTCTATATTTAATTATACTTTTATAATAATTAAATATACTATCTACACTATTAATATCATTTAAAACATTTATTTCTTTATAGTTTTTATTAACCTCAAGCCACGGCTTACCAGTAGAAAAACCTGCATTTGTTGTACTATCCCATTGCATAGGTGTTCTTGCATTGTCTCTAGATACAAGTTTTATTATATCCATTATTTTATCTTCAGGCATTTCTTTTTCTTTAAGCTCGTTATATTTATTTATAGTTTCTACATCTACATATTTATCAATAGTATCAAAATATGCATTTGTCATACCTATTTCTTCACCTTGATAAATATATAAATTTCCTTTTAAAAGTCCAAATAAGCTTATTAATAGCTTAGCACTTTCTTTTCTATATTTGTTGTCATTAAGCCACAAAGAAATCATTCTTGGTAAGTCATGGTTGTTCATAACAATAGCTTCTATGCCTTTATATTCATTTTCCCATTTGTCAAGGCTTTCACATAGTTTATATAAATCTATTTTAGATTGGTTCCATTTATCACCGTTTATGTGTGTCAAACATTGATGAGTAAAATGAAAAGCTTGTGTTAAACCTTCTTTGTTACACATTTTATAACTTTCTTCTATGCTAGAACACCAGCATTCACCTACTGTTAAAAGTTTATCTTTAAATGTATTATAATTAAGCTCTTTTAAATATTCATAAAATTTTGGACCTTTACTTATTATTAACTTTTCTGGTTCTTTACCTATCAAATCTATTACATCTAGCCTAAATCCTTTTACACCTTTATCTATCCAATAATTTATCATTTTATAAAGTTCTTTTCTTACCTCTTCATTTTCCCAGTTTAAATCTGGTTGAGTTTTATCAAATAACCTTAAATAATATTTACCTACACTTTCATTATAACTCCACGCACTACCACCAAACATAGACTTTATCTCATTAGGTTTATCTCTCCAAATATAATAGTTATAATATTTATTATTTTTTTCTAAAGCTTTTTTAAACCAAATATGTTCGCTAGATGTATGGTTTAAGACTAAATCCATCATTATTTTTATATCTCTTTTTGAAGCCTCTTTTATAAGATTTTCATAGTCTTTGTTTGTTCCAAAAATTTCATCTATTTGCATATAGTCGGATATATCATATCCATTATCATTTTGTGGAGATTTACAACAAGGGCTTAACCATATATAGTCTACCCCTAAATCTTTTAAATAATCGAGTTTTTCTATTATCCCATTTATATCTCCATAGCCATTTCCTGTTGTGTCTTTAAAGCTTTTAGGATAAATTTGATATATTACTTTATTTTCTAAATCTCTCATAAAATCACCTTACTTATTATCTAATTCTTCATATATTTTTAATATTTCTGATACACTCCACGCTTGAGCAAAACATCCTCTACTTTCATTAGGTATAAGCCCATCATATATTTCTGCTATCTGTCCTACACAGCCTTCTCTTAATGCATCTTCAAAAAATGATAACTGATTTTTAACTATAACTTTTGCCTCATCACTATAATCATTTACTTTCAAATATGCTCTAAAATACGAACCTAAAGGAAATGTCCATACCGTGCCTTGATGATAAGACATATCTCTTTTATAATGTTTTCCACCATATTCTGCTACAAATTGACTATCTTCTAAAGAAAGACTTCTAAGACCATAAGGTGTATACAATTTATCAAATACTTTATTTACAACTAATTTAGCTTTTTCTTTATCTATTGGAGAAAATTCACAAGATATAGCCCAAATTTGATTACACCTTATTTGATAGTCGTATTCATTACCAGACACTACATCTTTTAAACATTTTTCTTTTTCATTCCAAAATTTTTCATTAAAAGACTTTTTAACTTTTTTAGATAAATTTTCATATTTTTTAGTATCTTTGTTTAATAATTTTCCAAATTCATTAACTATTTTTAATGAGCTATACCAGTATGCATTTATCTCTACTGGTTTTCCGTGGCGTGGCGTTGGTAGCTCTTCTTCAAACCTAACGTCCATCCACGTTAGTTGATTAAGTCCACTTCCCGCTTTTATTAGATAATCTGTATCCATTTTTATATCATAATCTGTACCTTTTATATAATTTTCTAAAATAGAAACTATTGGGTCATACACTTCATTTATAAAATCTAAATCTTTTGTAGCTTTATAATAACTATACACACTTTGGATAAATAATAAAGAAGCATCTACCGTATTATATAATGGTTTATTTTCACCTTCTGGAAAAAGATTAGGCATAATACCATTTTTTAAGTATTTTATAAATGTTCTAAAAATATTTTTTGCATCATCATATCTTTTAGTAGCTATACAACAACCTTCTATTGCATACATTGTATCTCTGCCCCAATCTGCAAAAAATGGATAACCTGCTATTATAGTTAAGCTATTTGTAGATTCTCTTTTACATATAAATTGGTCTGTTGATCTAACTAAAACTTTACCTATTTCACTTTTTATTCCTGCTTTTTCTATTAAATCTTTTTGCCTTTTTATTTCATTTTCAAAAATTATTTCTGTATCTTTTTGTTCATTTTCTAAACTAAATTGTAAATATGCTTTATTTTTGTCAATAAAATTATATGTATATTTTATACCTTTTGCAATTCTTCCTACGGCTTCCCTTCCGTCTTTAGCATCATATGGGTAATATATATCATTTTCATATTGTATATTTTGAAAAATTTCTACGTCCCAATTGTTACATATAACATTCATATCTATATTGTTAGCACTAATTTTATTTTTTGTTATTTTAAACATTTGGTTATAGTCCATTATATTTCCTTTTATACAAAATTGTAGTGTTGGTACAACCTCTATACTAACATTTTTATTAAGGTGATTTATAATTTCATATTTTACACCTAAAGTATTTTCTACATAAACTAATACTATTTCCTTTATTATCTCTACACCATCTACTATATAATGCCATTTTGGTAAATATTCTTGGCTAAAATTAACTAAATATTTTTCTCCGTCTTTATCTTTTGTATATTGCACATATTGTTGTGAAGTTAATTCATACTTTTTATTATTTATAATAACTACTTCTTCTAATTTACTAATAAGAACATATCTAATATTAGGTGCTGTTGTTGCTACAACAAATACTCCATTATCATTTCTTATAATAGAATTAATAATAGATAATGTGCTATATCCACCTAAACCATTTGTAAGTAAATAACAATTTTCTTGTGCTATTTCTTTATTTTTAAAATTATTTTTGCCATAGCTAAATTTTATCATTATTTTCTACCCTTTCTATTAAAATTCCATTAGGCTTTAATATATTACCATCTAATAAATTAGAAAAAATTTCATTTCTATATAATACATTAATATTGCTATCACTAGCATTTATTGTAACTATAATACTACCACTTTCATCTTTTTTACAATATTTTATAACTCTAGGATTTTTACTATCATTAAAAAACTCTATATTATTATTTCTAAAAGCTTTTATACTTTTTCTAAGGTTTATTAATTTTTTTATTTTTTCTATTTGTAAATTATAAACACCATTTTCTATTTTATCCCACGGCATACAAGCTCTACAATCTGGGTCGTGTGCTCCTTCTAATGCTATTTCAGTACCATAAAATATACAAGGGCTACCAACTAAAGTAAACAATATAGTTAATTGTTGTAAAAAAATGTTTTCATCTTTCGTTCTATGTATTAATCTATCTGTATCGTGAGAATCTAAAAGGTTAAATAAAACATTATTAGTTTGTTCCATATATGTTTCATAACATTTATTTACTTTATGTATAAAATCTATATTTGTCATTTGTTTATTGTTCCAAAAAGATGTTATAGCACTTTGTAAAGGATAGTTCATTACAGAATCAAACTCATCTCCTCTAAGCCAATCTATTGCATCATGCCATATTTCTCCTAATATGTATATTTCTGGCTTTATATTTTTTAATCTTCTTCTAATCTCTTTACACAAATAATGGGATATTTCATTAGCAACATCTAATCTCCAACCGTCTATATCAAACTCTTTAACCCAATATTCGCAAATATCTAAAATATAGTTTACAACTTCAATATTATTAGTATTTAGTTTTGGCATATTTGAGGTAAATGCAAAAGAATAAAAACTTTTATCTTCTGTGCCTTTTTTTGTTTCATCTATTGGCCATTTATTAACCATAAACCAATTATAATATTTAGATTTAGGTCCATTTTTTAATACATCTTGCCATAGTGGAAAATTTTTACCACAATGGTTAAAAACACCGTCTAACATTATTTTTATTCCTTTGCTATGAGCCTTTTTAACAAGTTCTCTAAATGTATCTTTATCTCCAAAGGCTTCATCTATTTCATAATAATCTATTGTATCATATTTATGAACAGATTCTGCCTTAAATATAGGCGTAAGATATATACCGTTTATTCCTAAGTCTTCCAAATAATCTAATTTTTCTATTATTCCTCTTAAATCTCCACCATATATATCTTCATTTTTAGGTTTTTCACTTCCCCATTGTTTTGTATTAATAGGATTTATGCTTTCATCACCATTACAAAATCTATCTGGAAAAATTTGATACCATATAGTATCATTTACCCATTTTGGTGTGTTTTTTACATCAATAGGATTTAACCACGGTTTAATAAAACATTGTCCATTACTTAATTCATTATCATAAAAAAATCCGTCTTCATAAAAGTAAACTTTTTCATTTTTAGAAAATATCTCAAAATAATATTTAAGCCTTTTATATTCTGGTTTTAATTTTATCTTCCAAAGTATGTGATAATCTAACTCTATTTTTTCTGTTATTTCTAATTTTTCTCCAGTCCATTTCTCATTTCCACCTAAAATACCTGCTGTAAATGGGTCTCCATATATAATATTAACTTTTTCTATATCATATCCTGTTTTTAAATTTATTTGTATAGTATCATTATCTAAAGGATAACAAAAACTATCTGATGTTCTATGTATTATTGCCCCAAAATTCATTAAATTCACCTCATATTTTTATATAAAAATAGTAGTTATAAACTAAAAGTTTAAAACCACTATAAAATTTTTAACCTTTTACTGCTCCAGAAATACCCTCTGCATAATATTTTTGTGTCATTAAAAATAATATAGCAATTGGTATTGATATTATTACACAACCTGCATAAAACTGTGTATAATATGTTTCTATAAATTCTCTTTCTAACATTGTCCATAGCCCAATAGCAATTGTATAATATTCTCTATCTGTCCCTAAAATAACTTTAGCAAATATATAATCAACCCAAGGCGCCATAAAAGCTGTTAACAATGTATAAACTATTATTGGTTTTGACAATGGTATAGTTATATTTTTAAATACGTCCCATTTAGTAGCACCATCTATATAAGCTGCCTCGTCTACACTTATAGGTATTGTGTCAAAAAATCCTTTAGCTATGTAAAAACCTAACCCCGAACCTCCAGAATAAACCATAATAAGTGCTATTAACTTTAATTGTCCTGTTTCTAAAAATCCTAATCCTTTTAATATATAGTAAATAGCTATCATAGACATAAACCCTGGAAACATACCTAAAATTAACGCTATATTCATTAAAGCTTTTCTCATTTTAAACCTTAACCTAGACATAACATAAGAAACAAACAACACAAATAATGTTGATAATATACAACTTGCTATTGCAACAATAAGCGTATTAAAAAACCATCTTGGATAATCTATACCGCTTGAAGACTTTGTAAATAAATTTATATAATTATCTAATGTATATTCTTTAGGAAAAATATAACTTTTATAAGACCCTTTTTCTGCCCTAAATGAAGTTAATATTACAAAAAATATAGGTAAAATCCATATAAACCCTAATATTGCTAAAAATCCGTGTACTATTGTTTCTTTTAAAAATTTTTTTAATTTCATATTTTAGTCACCTCTTTTTATTGGAATGAACTTTCATTTTTATAAGCATTTGTTCTTCTATATGTAACTAATGAAAGTGTAGCCAATATTACAAATACCAAAATACCTATTACAGAGCCTAAATTGTAATCTTTTTGTGTAATAGTTAATTTATATAACCAAGTAACAAGTAAATCTGTTTTTCCTGCATAATAATATTCTAATGAATCTGGTCCACCACCTGATAATAAAAATATTACATTAAAATTATTAATATTACCAGCAAATGCTGTTATCAAATACGGTGTTGTAACAAATAACATATAAGGTAGAGTTATTTTTCTAAATATTGTAGAAGGTTTAGCTCCATCAACTTTAGCAGCTTCAAATAATTCTTGAGGTATGTTTTGTAAAATACCTGTTGTTGTAAGCATAGTAAATGGAACACCTATCCATATATTTACTAATATTATTGTTATTTTAGCTAATGTAGGGTCTGTAAAAAATGGTATAGCTTCTGTTTGTGCTATTATCCCTAAATGTCTTAATAATACATTCATTGGTCCATTTGTATTAAAAACTGTTTTCATTGTAAGAAGCGTAACAAATGAAGGCACTGCAACAGATAAAGAAAATATAAATCTCCAAAAACTTTTAAATTTTGTTTGTTTTCTATTTATTAATATAGCAAGCAACATACCTAAAATATAACAAGAAAAAGTAGCAACTATTGCCCAAGTTATAGTCCAAGCTAAAACTGGAAAAAATGTTTTTGAAAGTTCTCCACCTAAAGTAAACATACTTTTAAAATTTTCAAGCCCAACCCAAGTAAATAAATTTCCTGGTGGTTGATGTTTATGGTCATAATTTGTAAAAGCTATACAAATCATAAATACTATTGGTATTATTGTAAATAATATAACGCCTAAAACAGGTAAAGATAATAACATTATATGTAATCGTTCTTCTTTTAAGCTTTTTAAATCATCTAAAAATTTAGGTATACCTTTACCCATTTCTTTTCTTAATTGTACATTATAAGCACTTTTTATAGACTTAATTAAAATACATATAAACCCTAACGTTATAAATATTGTTATTATGCCATATAGCAAAAATAACATAGAATTATCTCCAGATACATACTCATATATTTGTTTTGCTTCATTAAAAACTTCTTGTTGAGTTTTAGTTCCTAATGTTTTTAAATTTATAATAGATGTAAAGCCAAAAGATACCATATATATTATATATAAAACTTCTAATATTAAATATATTAATCCTTTAATTATTTGTCCATTACGTATATTACCAAATCCAAATATTATCATAGAAAGTTTAGTATTTATATTAGATTTTTTTAAAGCCTCTTTTAAAGATATATCATTATACATATTGATACTCCTTTCTAAATTTTATATATTTATATACAAATGGGACATTTAATAAAAGAAATGTCCCACCAACATATTAATATATAGTTTATTTTACTTCCATAGCTTTAACAAAAGTATCCATTTTTTCTTGCACATTATCTTTTGTTAATGTTTTACCTCTTATCTCTGTTGCAATAGCTCCTGCATTTACCCAATATCTTTTACTAAATTCTATTGATGTAGGTTGTATAACAGATGCAGCCTCAGACTCTTGTATAAGTACGTTAGAAACGATATCATTTTTAACCTCCTCTATTTCAGATGCTTTTAAGTTTGTAGGTGCTTGAGCTGTCTCTTTAAATCTTTGTATTTGCATTTCTTCACTACCTAAATATTTAGCAAATTCTACTGCAACCTCTGGATTTTTAGTTTTAGAATTAACACCTATTAATTTTGAGCTATAAAAACTTTTTAATTGATAATCATTTCCATCTGGATTAAATGTAGGTAATATTGCAACACCTAAATCATCTCCCAATGCTTCTTTATAAACATTATAGTTCCAAGCTCCATCAAACCAAGCACCTAGTCTATGTGTCTCTATAAGCTCTGTTACAGATATATCGTCTGCATAAGCAACTTTAGGATTATTTAATAAATCTATTATATAATTTGTAACTGCTATACCTGTTGGTGTGTTCCAATCACACCCTTTTTCAAATTCTGTACCATTTTCTCCGTATATAGAAAGCCCTGCTCCATAATACCAAGCACCAAGTTTCCAACCTCCTGCATTGTCAAAACAGAAATTATACACATTTTCTGGTGTTGAAACTGCTAATATATCTTCAACAGATTTTATATTTTCTTCAGATAATAAGCTTTTGTCATAATACATAAAAAATGTATTGTGTGTAAAAGGTATTGCATAAAGATGGTCTTCATAAGTTGCTGTGTCTACAACTTGTGGCGACATATCTGCTTTAACCATTTCTTCAACAGAGCCTCCTAGCTTTGCAATAGCTCCTGCATTAACTAAGTCTGGTAGCTGGTCGCTTGCAAAGAAAAATACATCTCCAGCCATTTCTACATCTTTTAATATTTCATCTTTTGCAACATCTTCTCCTACTATTTCAACAGTATAATTTATTTTCCATTCTGGATGTAAATCTTGAAAAGACTTTGTCATAGAATCCATAGTGCCACTAGAAACTTGATTTTCTGCCGTCCATATTTTTAAATCAACTTGTTTTATATCACCTTGTGAAGAAGTTTCACTAGATTTATCACCACCACAACCTGTTAATGTTGTAAGTGCTACTGCTACTGTAAGTAATGTAGATAATATTTTCTTTTTCATATACATCCCTCCATTTTTTCGTAAATTTTCGATATATGAGTAATTATACACTAACAAAATATATTTTGTCTATATATTTTATTAAATTTTTAAATTTTAGGCAATTTATATATTTTTTTAATATAAATTTTGTTTATTTTTTTATTATTT containing:
- a CDS encoding amylo-alpha-1,6-glucosidase, yielding MIKFSYGKNNFKNKEIAQENCYLLTNGLGGYSTLSIINSIIRNDNGVFVVATTAPNIRYVLISKLEEVVIINNKKYELTSQQYVQYTKDKDGEKYLVNFSQEYLPKWHYIVDGVEIIKEIVLVYVENTLGVKYEIINHLNKNVSIEVVPTLQFCIKGNIMDYNQMFKITKNKISANNIDMNVICNNWDVEIFQNIQYENDIYYPYDAKDGREAVGRIAKGIKYTYNFIDKNKAYLQFSLENEQKDTEIIFENEIKRQKDLIEKAGIKSEIGKVLVRSTDQFICKRESTNSLTIIAGYPFFADWGRDTMYAIEGCCIATKRYDDAKNIFRTFIKYLKNGIMPNLFPEGENKPLYNTVDASLLFIQSVYSYYKATKDLDFINEVYDPIVSILENYIKGTDYDIKMDTDYLIKAGSGLNQLTWMDVRFEEELPTPRHGKPVEINAYWYSSLKIVNEFGKLLNKDTKKYENLSKKVKKSFNEKFWNEKEKCLKDVVSGNEYDYQIRCNQIWAISCEFSPIDKEKAKLVVNKVFDKLYTPYGLRSLSLEDSQFVAEYGGKHYKRDMSYHQGTVWTFPLGSYFRAYLKVNDYSDEAKVIVKNQLSFFEDALREGCVGQIAEIYDGLIPNESRGCFAQAWSVSEILKIYEELDNK
- a CDS encoding alpha-glucosidase, yielding MRDLENKVIYQIYPKSFKDTTGNGYGDINGIIEKLDYLKDLGVDYIWLSPCCKSPQNDNGYDISDYMQIDEIFGTNKDYENLIKEASKRDIKIMMDLVLNHTSSEHIWFKKALEKNNKYYNYYIWRDKPNEIKSMFGGSAWSYNESVGKYYLRLFDKTQPDLNWENEEVRKELYKMINYWIDKGVKGFRLDVIDLIGKEPEKLIISKGPKFYEYLKELNYNTFKDKLLTVGECWCSSIEESYKMCNKEGLTQAFHFTHQCLTHINGDKWNQSKIDLYKLCESLDKWENEYKGIEAIVMNNHDLPRMISLWLNDNKYRKESAKLLISLFGLLKGNLYIYQGEEIGMTNAYFDTIDKYVDVETINKYNELKEKEMPEDKIMDIIKLVSRDNARTPMQWDSTTNAGFSTGKPWLEVNKNYKEINVLNDINSVDSIFNYYKSIIKYRKENYEKIDKKAIFKTDGKILTMEKEKFILFANFTDEDLNIEAKNKDLVLFKNYNNIEEGKIRAFEVIVFSK
- a CDS encoding single-stranded DNA-binding protein, coding for MQTDLRENNVVTLIGKIVSDYTFSHEMYGEAFYTFKLETSRLSETTDILPITISERLIDKNLFKIGALIEINGQIRSYNSIIDNKNHLVLTVFTKEINFNLDFNKNPNQVSLNGYVCKQPVYRKTPFGREIADVLLAVNRSYNKSDYIPCIIWGRNAKFANNLEVGNNIKIYGRMQSRNYQKKLEDGSVLEKTAYEISVSKLGVLDSNNTNNDY
- a CDS encoding extracellular solute-binding protein, whose translation is MKKKILSTLLTVAVALTTLTGCGGDKSSETSSQGDIKQVDLKIWTAENQVSSGTMDSMTKSFQDLHPEWKINYTVEIVGEDVAKDEILKDVEMAGDVFFFASDQLPDLVNAGAIAKLGGSVEEMVKADMSPQVVDTATYEDHLYAIPFTHNTFFMYYDKSLLSEENIKSVEDILAVSTPENVYNFCFDNAGGWKLGAWYYGAGLSIYGENGTEFEKGCDWNTPTGIAVTNYIIDLLNNPKVAYADDISVTELIETHRLGAWFDGAWNYNVYKEALGDDLGVAILPTFNPDGNDYQLKSFYSSKLIGVNSKTKNPEVAVEFAKYLGSEEMQIQRFKETAQAPTNLKASEIEEVKNDIVSNVLIQESEAASVIQPTSIEFSKRYWVNAGAIATEIRGKTLTKDNVQEKMDTFVKAMEVK
- a CDS encoding carbohydrate ABC transporter permease, which gives rise to MYNDISLKEALKKSNINTKLSMIIFGFGNIRNGQIIKGLIYLILEVLYIIYMVSFGFTSIINLKTLGTKTQQEVFNEAKQIYEYVSGDNSMLFLLYGIITIFITLGFICILIKSIKSAYNVQLRKEMGKGIPKFLDDLKSLKEERLHIMLLSLPVLGVILFTIIPIVFMICIAFTNYDHKHQPPGNLFTWVGLENFKSMFTLGGELSKTFFPVLAWTITWAIVATFSCYILGMLLAILINRKQTKFKSFWRFIFSLSVAVPSFVTLLTMKTVFNTNGPMNVLLRHLGIIAQTEAIPFFTDPTLAKITIILVNIWIGVPFTMLTTTGILQNIPQELFEAAKVDGAKPSTIFRKITLPYMLFVTTPYLITAFAGNINNFNVIFLLSGGGPDSLEYYYAGKTDLLVTWLYKLTITQKDYNLGSVIGILVFVILATLSLVTYRRTNAYKNESSFQ
- a CDS encoding glycoside hydrolase family 13 protein, which produces MNFGAIIHRTSDSFCYPLDNDTIQINLKTGYDIEKVNIIYGDPFTAGILGGNEKWTGEKLEITEKIELDYHILWKIKLKPEYKRLKYYFEIFSKNEKVYFYEDGFFYDNELSNGQCFIKPWLNPIDVKNTPKWVNDTIWYQIFPDRFCNGDESINPINTKQWGSEKPKNEDIYGGDLRGIIEKLDYLEDLGINGIYLTPIFKAESVHKYDTIDYYEIDEAFGDKDTFRELVKKAHSKGIKIMLDGVFNHCGKNFPLWQDVLKNGPKSKYYNWFMVNKWPIDETKKGTEDKSFYSFAFTSNMPKLNTNNIEVVNYILDICEYWVKEFDIDGWRLDVANEISHYLCKEIRRRLKNIKPEIYILGEIWHDAIDWLRGDEFDSVMNYPLQSAITSFWNNKQMTNIDFIHKVNKCYETYMEQTNNVLFNLLDSHDTDRLIHRTKDENIFLQQLTILFTLVGSPCIFYGTEIALEGAHDPDCRACMPWDKIENGVYNLQIEKIKKLINLRKSIKAFRNNNIEFFNDSKNPRVIKYCKKDESGSIIVTINASDSNINVLYRNEIFSNLLDGNILKPNGILIERVENNDKI
- a CDS encoding sugar ABC transporter permease, producing the protein MKLKKFLKETIVHGFLAILGFIWILPIFFVILTSFRAEKGSYKSYIFPKEYTLDNYINLFTKSSSGIDYPRWFFNTLIVAIASCILSTLFVLFVSYVMSRLRFKMRKALMNIALILGMFPGFMSMIAIYYILKGLGFLETGQLKLIALIMVYSGGSGLGFYIAKGFFDTIPISVDEAAYIDGATKWDVFKNITIPLSKPIIVYTLLTAFMAPWVDYIFAKVILGTDREYYTIAIGLWTMLEREFIETYYTQFYAGCVIISIPIAILFLMTQKYYAEGISGAVKG
- a CDS encoding sirohydrochlorin cobaltochelatase; its protein translation is MKKAVILICFGSKNIDLQLEKLKKKIIKNFYGYSIYICFTSNFFIKKYGYGIDEILNNIYINNYEKIICLPIFTIDGIEYEKALTYINNYKGKIKSIKISKPLLYYEENFIDIYSYINGINKQNVLYICHGTDDKSNYKYKKLFSMFKEKNIFFSNLENEPYIETTIKIIKEKNINNLYVKPFLLFNGKHIEKDIAYNIKNVLLQNNINIILDLKPLLQYDEIVDIFIKNLIKSKEI